The nucleotide sequence CTCGAACCGCGTGCCGCGCTTGGCGGCATGGATGCCGACCACTTCCAGTGAGCAATAATCGATAGCAAAGAATATGGCGGCGTTGCCTTCCTCAATGGTCAGCGTTGCGGTCATGTCCGTGCCCCACATCTCGTCCACCCGCTGGGTCTTGATCGTTCCGTCATGGGCCTTGGGGCCATGGGGGCGGCCAGGTCGCTTGTAGACCGAAAGCGCGTTTTCGCGCATGAGGCGCAGCGTTCGCGCCGGGGAAGTCCTGATCCCTTTGTCCCGAAGGCCAGCCCAGACCTTGCGATACCCCTCACCGTGAAAAGGGCTTTCCCCAATCTTGGCCTTGATGTGCTCAACCAGGACCACATCGCTATGCCCGCCTTGAGGGCCACGTCGTTTGGCAGGAACAGCCTCGGCCGCGCGCCGACGTCGCCAGTATACCGTGGAACGAGGGAGCGCCCAGACACGGCAGACCAGCGCCAGCCCGTAGTTCTTCCCCGTGGAGGCCGAGGCGGCTTGGCTCATTTCCTCGACCTCCCCCGGCCAAAGGGCGGTTTTGCTCCAGCCGAGCGATCTTTTCGCGAAGCAGCTCGTTTTCCATGGCCTGCTCGCCGATCTTCTCCCGGAGCCGGCCGACTTCAGTGAATTCCCTTACCGGTTGCAGCTTGAGACCCGATTCCCGGCCTCCAGGAAAGTGTCGTGCCACTGGGACAGCGTCGCGGCGGTCATACGCTGGACCGGTCCGGCGGCATGCGCCGGGCCTGGATCAGAGGGCAGGAGAACATCCAGAAACGGTATCTTCTCCATGTGGCCGGTTTCAATCTCGGCCTGCTGATGCGGGTCAAGGCCGGCCATAGCACCCCCAGGGGCTGGGCCAGTGCCTGGCTTGCGGTAAGCGCTCAATAAGGCGCGTCTTGTTAGGGCGAGCAGGAAGCAGGATAAGCTCAGGCAGGTATGATGAGGCTTTGAGGATCGCTGTACTGGGGCAGGAGGGCCTTGCGTTGGGCGTCAGTGGTTGCCGCCGGCAAGTGCTCGAAGAGGTGGCGCAGGTAGCGGTATGGCTCCAGCCCGTTGGCCTTGGCCGTTTCGATGAGGGAGTAGATGGTGGCCGAGGCGTCGGCTCCGCGCGGATGGCCTGAGAACAGCCAGTTTTTGCGGCCCACGGCAAAGGGGCGGATGGCGTTTTCGGCCAGGTTGTTGTCCGGACGCAGTCGGCCGTCTTCCAGGTAGACGACCAACCGCTCCCACTGTTTGATAGCATAGCCAATGGCCTTGCCGAGCAGACTCTTGGGCGGGGTGGTGGCGGCGCGTGCATCGAGCAGCGCCTTAAGCTTGTCCAGGATCGGCCTGGATTTTTCGGCTCGCAGGACCTTGATCTGCTCCGGATTGAGCTGTTGCCTTTCGGCTTGGTGCTCCACGCCGTAGAGTTTGCCGATCAGATCGAGGACGGCATGGGCCGTGCCGCCTTTGGCCTTCTTGCCAGCGGACTTCTCGACCTCGACGAACTTGCGCCGGACATGGGCCAAACAGCCGAGATGGCGCAGGCCTTCCCGTTCGCCCAGGGCCTCATAGCCGCTGTAGCCGTCGGTCTGCAGATAGCCTTTGAAATCGCCAAGAATTTCCGCAGCCACGCTGCCGGCCCGGGTCGGATGATAGCGAAACAGGACGACCGGTTTTCCCGGTGTTCCGCCCCGGGCGACCCACATAAATGATTTCGTGGTGTTGGCCCGGCCTGGTTCGGCAAGCACCTGGACCGTGGTTTCGTCCATGTTGACGATGGGGCCGGAACGAATTTCAGCGATGATCATGTCGATGAGCGGATCGCAGGACTTGGCTACGCGGATCATCCAGCCAGCCAGGGTTCCCCGGGAGATGTCCAGCCCCAGGCGAGCGAACTGATCCTCCTGGCGGTACAGGGGCAGCGCGTCGGCATACTTGGCCACGGCGACATGGGCCAAAAGGCCCTGAGTCACGATGCCCTGGGGGATGATTTGGGGTGGCATGGGCGCGGTTTTCACCGTCGGCCCATCGTCCTCCACACCTTCGCAGGTACGGCAGGCGTATTTTGGCCGGATGTGGCGGATGACCTGGATTTTGGCCGGCACGATGTCGAGCTTTTCGCTGACTTCCTCACCGATGCGGACCAGCTCAGCGCCGCAGGGGCAGGTCTTCTCCGATTCCGGCAGGTCGTGGATGATCTCCACCCGGGGCAGATCCGCAGGGATGGGGCGACGGCCGCGTTTGCGGCGGGTGCTCGCCGGGGCGCAGGCCTCCTCGAAGGTCTGCGGTTTGTGCTCCTCCGCAGTCTGCTCGGCCTCGTCGAACAGGGAGAGCTGCTGCTCCTGGCCGGTACGGGGCTTTTTCTCGGACTTCGGGCCGTAAATGATCAGGTTCAGGAGCTGAAGGCGCTGCTCAAGTTGGACGATGTGCTCTTGCTGGTCAGCCTGACTGGCAGCCATGTTGACAATGAGAGCTTTCAGTGCGGCAGGGTCGTCAGGGAGGGAATTGATGTCCACGGCCCGAACAATCTCTCATTATTATTCAATTTAATCAAGGCAATACTGTCTAAAAGAGCGTCGAATACTCCAGACGGGAGTGTCCCGTCACGGCCAGGGGATCGAGACCATCAAGCAGCCAGGCCAGTTGCCGGGAGTCAATGGCAAGCACCTCCGCCTCGCGGGTTGGCCAGCGAAACACATGCCGCTCCAGACGCTTGTGCCACAGACAAAAGCCGTTGCGATCCCAGTAGAGCAGCTTGATGATCGTCCGGCTGCGGTTGCAAAAGCCGAAAAGGTGACCGGCAAACGGATCGAGTTGCAGCTGCCGTGAAACCAGGATGGACAGCCCGTCGATGGACTTGCGCATGTCTGTGGCTCCCAGAGCCAAATAAACCCGGACGCCGCTTACCGGCGACATCATAGCCGTGTCAGCGTGCGGACAAGCTTTTCCAGCACCGGCGCGGCGAAGTTGCCTCTGATCTCGATGCGAAAGGCGTTGCCCACGTGCACTAGGATCGGTGCCGGCACGGTTGCCATGTCCGCCTGGGCCGACGCCGGCAGAGGCACGGGAACGAGGGTGACGCAGGACGCGCCCTCCTTGCCAGTCGCTGCCTCCAAACGCTTCCGCCAATAGCCCATGGAACTTTGGGAAAGACCCTGCCGCCGGCAGTAAGCCCCCTGGCTCAGGCCGCTACGATGCCAAGCCTCAATATGTTCAGACCAGTACGCCGCCTTCTCGAAACTGAGCTCTGCTGATGACGCTGCCATGGTCGCCCTCCTGTGGGATAAACCATGACAGAAAACTCAAGCGGCGTAAGAAGGGGTTGATTGACCGGTTACGCAATTGACTGGGCAACCCAATATCTGGATTTTGCGCAGAAATTCGCAAGCCGGACAATTTGGGAGAAAAAAGCCGCCTTCAAGGCCTTATTCAAGGTAGTCGATCCCGGAAGTGACCCCATCGCCTTGCAGCCAGGCAAAGTGCTCAACGCTCTCCAGCCCGTTTCGAAATCCCAAAGCGGCCACGCAGCCAACAAGATGCGAAAAAATCTGGTGGCGGCCTGGTACTGGGGTGTCAAATATCTAAGTTTCCCTGAGAAAAATCCCTGCCAAATTGACAGGTTCCCGGAAACTAAGAGCCCCCGCTACGTGCCTTCGGAACAAGACTTCTGGGCGGCGTACGATGCAGCCAATCCTTATGACCAGAGGATGCTGCTCGCGTACTTAAATACGGCCGCCAGAAAACGGGAGTTGTTTGGGATGACGTGGGCGGATGTCGACTTCGATAACCGGCGGGTACGGTTGTGGACGGCCAAGCGCGAGGGTGGAGCCAAGGAATTCGACTGGATTCCGATGACGGACGACCTTTTCGCGACCATGGTCGAGCAACGCAAACACGCCAGAGGGGATCTGGTCTTCCCTGACCCGGAGACTGGCGAAGCGTTCACCTCGCGGCAGCACTATCTGGAACGATTGTGTAAGCGGGCCAAGGTTAGAACGTTTTGCTGGCATGCGATTCGTCACCTGTCGGCGAGCATTCTCATCCAGAACCAGGTTCCCTTGCCCACGATCCAAAAAATCCTCCGGCATAAGAACCTCACCACCACCCAGGGCTACATCCACGAGTTGGATAATGCCCGGGATCTCATGGCAGCGCTGTCCCGCACAAACAAAAGCCCCCGGACGAGGTCGAGTCGTCCGAGGGCTGATTTAGTGGCGGTGAAGTAAGCTAGAAGCGTTTTACTTCTCGGATTTACTTCTCCACCTTATGCTGATCGACTTGCTTTCACAAGTCCTTGGAATGCTTGGCGTCCCCAAGGGGATTTGAACCCCTGTTACCGGCGTGAAAGAGCGACCGTAAGCCCGCATAAGACCGAATTCTACCGAGTTTTCCCTAGTTATGCCGGGTTATCCTGGCTAAACCGTTTCCATAACCGTTTCCGTTTGCATGACGGCCAGACCCGGGCTCATCGGACGTTTGGACAATCCAAAACTGCCTTCCCAATAAAATCGCTCTGGGTCGGCGGCCTGAGAGGGGCTTCCTCCTCCAAAGACGTTTGGGCTTTTCAATACTGCCCGCAGAAAAATATCACTCCTGCGTGAAGGGGAAAAACTTTTTCCCGACGGAGATCGCCCTATTCAAGGCGCTGTATCTGGCGGTTGCCAAAACCGAGAAGTGGTGAACGATGAAGACAAGGAACTGTCGGAGATCATGGCTCAGCTCTCGATCTTCTTCCAGGACAGGCTTCAGGGCGATCTCTGCTGAACCGTCAACCATCAAGGCCAAGTACCTGAAATCGTTTGCGCCATTTGAGGCAGATATTGTAGCCAAGATCGGTTCTTTCGGCGATAGTTTTCATGGGCATCCCTTCGACTGTGGCCAGAACGACCCGTGCCCCGATGGCAAGACATTGCTCAGTCTTGCCCGACGCTTCTCATAATTGCAGGGTTGCCAAGTCTTCCAGGGTCAACTCTACTTGTTTGGTTGGAGCTCCCATTCCGCTCCTCCTGGAGCGAATTGCACACATCTATTTGAGGAACGTAACACTGTTGATTTCTAAGATAGCCCACACGCACCCCCTCAAGCACCTCGCAGGAAAATCGCCGGTCGGCCATCCTTTGGAAGCGAGAAGCGTTCAAGCCGTTCTTCGACGTGCCCCGCTTCCGCCTTGACCTCCTTTTGTGTATCTGCAATAATTAAAGAGATATTTTCAGTTTAAACCTCATAGTCTACCATGAAGAATCCACTTCGATTCTGGTCTCTCAGGCTCAAAGCGTAAGCCCGGACTGCGGATTGCCCGCAGCATTTTCAATACTCGGTTATCTAGTTCATGACTTCGCCAGAGGACACAGACCCATGCCCCTTGACCGCGAAAAATCTGACAAATCAACAGAGAAAGAAGCCGATTCGACTGCCATCACGAAGGCAATGGATCTGATGACAAGTATCATCCTTCTTCGTCAGAACCGAATCGTGCGGGGCAGGCCCAATGGACGAGATAACCGGCCAAGTACCCTGAACAAAAATCTGTTTGGCGGCGTCATCGGCAACATGCTTGAATGGTACGACTTTGCAGTTTTTGGTTTCCTGGCCCCGGTGATCGGGAACAATTTCTTCCCCTCGGACAATCCACTGGACTCGCTTTTAAGCGCGTTTGGCGTATTTGCGGCGGCTTTCATCGCCCGGCCGCTGGGGGGAATCTTTTTCGGTTATGTCGGCGACCACTTTGGCCGTAAAAAAGCCCTGCAATTTTCCGTGCTGCTGATGGCCGTCCCCACGGTCCTGATGGGTTTGCTGCCTACCCACGCTGCAATCGGAACCCTCGCCCCGATCCTCCTGGTGTTGCTGCGCCTGATCCAGGGACTGTCCGTTGGCGGCGAACTGATCGGTTCGATCGCCTTTGTGGCTGAAACTGCGCCGTTGAAGCAGCGCGGCTATTACAGCAGTTGGACCTTTGCCAGCAGTTACACGGGCATGACGCTGGGGTCGCTTAGCGCGGTTGGTCTGTACGCAGCGCTTGGAACCCAGGCCATGCAGGACTGGGGTTGGCGCATCCCCTTTCTTTCCGGCATCGTCATTGCCCTTGCCGCGTACTGGATTCGTCGGGAATTGACGGAAACGCCGATTTTTAAACGCATGCAGCACGGCGGGCAGGTTGACGCCAACCCCCTGCACGAAGCCCTGCAACTGGTGCCTGGGGATATTTTCCACGCCTTTGCGCTGGTGGCGCTGGTCGGCGGCGGATTCTACACGCTCTTTATATGGTGGCCCACCTTCCTGACGGACTATCTCCACCCCGGCATTCCCCATGCGGCGGCGCTGAATACGGTGTCCCTGATCGTCCTCATCATTCTTATTCCCATCGCGGGCCGGCTCTCCGACATCTACGGGCGCAGGCCCCTGCTTGTCTGGAGTTCGGCCGGGTTGACCCTCTTGTCCTGGCCGCTTTTTCTGCTGGCGACCCAGGGTGGCTTACTCCCGGCACTGGTGTCGCAACTTTGCTTCAGCGCGCTTATGGGTCTTTTTCTCGGCCCGATTCCCGCGACGTTGGTTGAAATGTTCCCGGCGCGCTATCGCTATAGCGCCATCGGGCTGAGCTACAACATCTCCTTATGTTGCTTCGGCGGCACAGCGCCACTCCTGGCCACCTGGCTGGTCAAACACTACCAGACCATTAGTGCGCCAGCGCTCTATGTGGTCGCCCTTTCCGGCCTGAACCTCATCGCCGCCCTGGCCTTGCCTCAGGGCCAACCCCACAGGCCACAACGTGACCTTCTTCAAGAACTTTAACTTCTTGTAACAACAGCGCCATGCGTTCTTTGGAACATTCTCCAGCAGGGACAGGGATCAGCGCAACAGGTCCAAACCACCGTCCGTCCTGCGGCGCAACGGAATTCGAATTTTTGACTGGCGCTGAAAACAGTTTCTTACGAGTGCGTAATTGACATCCTTTTTCGACAACGCTGATTTTTCCGAGCGAGGCGTTCATGCCGACACCTGATCCCCAAAAGGCAGAACAAAAGAGACACATCCTTGTTGTTGAGGATGACAAAACCACTGCGAAAATCATGCAGCGCATTCTTTCGACTTCGGATTTCATTGTCACTATCGCCAGCGACGGGGAATCGGCCATAGATCTGCTTAGCCAGGGGACTCAAAAATTTGCCTGCATTCTACTTGACTGCATACTTCCCGGCATGACCGGCCTGGATGTCTTGCGGCGCATTAAGGAAGATATTGCGCTGCGAAACATTCCAGTCATCATATGCACAGCACTCACTGATGCAAACAACATCCGCAATGCCTTTAAAAACGAAGCTTTCTCGTATTTAATAAAGCCGTTTCCTGCAAATTTATTGAACAGCGTCGCGCATGCAGCCGTGGACAGACATCTTGCCCATGCGCCGGACCAGGTAGACGGGCAGCAGCCTGCCTGCGCACTGGAGCTCCTCGACAGCGGAAAATTCCATTGCCGCACCCTGGAGGACGCTCGAAAACTCGCCATGATGCTTGCTGCGATCTGCCCAAACCCTGACCGGGTGACTTCCGGCCTGCTGGAGCTGTTCATAAACGGAATTGAGCACGGGATGCTCGGCATCGCCTATGCGGAAAAAACCCAGCTTATCCTCAGCGAAAGCTGGCTCGCGGAAGTGGAACGCCGGCTGGAGATGGATTGCTACCGCGACCGAAAGGTCGTTGTCGCGTTTGAACGCCGCCCTGACGAACTCGAGCTGACCATCAGCGACGACGGCCCTGGCTTTTCGTATCAATGTTATCTGGATTTTGACCCTGAACGGGCGTTGCATCCGCATGGCCGGGGCATTGCCATGACCTGCCTGTTCAACCTGGAGCATGTCGAATTCCTGGGGTGCGGCAATACAGTTCGCGTCAGAATCCGGCTGACTGAAAACGCTGATGAGAACGCTGCCGGCAAATAGTTCCCGGCAGACCCACCCTGGCTATTTTCCACTCAGGACGATTCCGGCAGAACCCCTTTGTATTCAAAAGCCAAGATGCTCAAATCATCGCCTGGGGGATGCCCGCCCGCAAAACCCATGGCCGCATCATACAAGCCCTGCACCAAGGCGGCGACGGGCTCTTTCTGCAGCGCCAACAACGTACCCTTGGTCCCTTCCTCCCCAAAGAATGCATTCGATGCGTCGGCAATTTCCTCCACGCCGTCGCTGCAAAACACGACTTTGTAGCCTGGAGAAAGCGCAACAGACTCCTGCCCGAAAGGCATAGCGCCAACCCCGATGACGGTTCCGGCGGTCGTCAACGCCGTCACGCCGGCATTCGGATCAACGACCATAGGGGAACAGTGCCCGGCATTGCTGTAGGTCAACACGCCTGTCGCATGATTGAAAACAGCATAGACAATGGTAAAATGCCGTTTGAAACGCATGAGCGGAAATTCTCCGTCAAGGATCCGCAACACTTCTTCCGGTTCCAGTATTCGCGGCGGCTTCACCGTATGGTCAGCTAGGATGCCGGTCGTCGCGTTCAACAATTGGTAGACAAGAACCGATACCATCGCCGCCGCCGGCCCGTGGCCGGCCACGTCGACCATGTAAAGACCAACTCGCTGCGCGTCCAACGGGACAATGTTAAAGACGTCTCCACCGATTGCGTCGCAAGGAACAAACTGCCAGGCAAACTCCAGAGACCCTACTCCTATGAAATGCTTTGGCAAAAGGCTTTTTTGAATTTCCCCGGCCGCCAGTAGCGACGCCTCGATAGTTTCCATCGACTGCCGAAGACGTGCCTGCATCTCGAGTAATCGGACACCGACCTTAATTCTTGCCTGAAGCTCCAGGACGTTGAAGGGCTTTGTCAAATAGTCATCGGCACCGGCGTCCAGTCCCTTGGCAATGTCTTCCTTTGTTCCCAACGCGCTCAACAAAATCAGATAGGGTTGCTGCCTGGCATTGATGGCCCGTAAGCGGCGGCAGACTTCAACGCCGTCAATCTCGGGCATCATCCAATCCAGAATAGCCAGCTTGGGGGCGTCGGCTTGTTGCATCGCCTGCCAGGCTTCGAGTCCATTCGTTGTCGCAACAACTTGGTAGCCCAGCTTTTCCAGACACACTGTCAGGATTTTGCGCGATGCCGGGTCGTCCTCTGCGATCAATATACGCATGGAGCCTCCTGACTGAAAAGCCTTTGGTCGTGCGCCTGTTCGCAGCAACAAGTCAGTATCACCGGCTCGTGTTGCAACGCGGAGGCGCTCCATGCGGCAACTCCGCCAATTTTCATCAAAGCACACCCGGCCGCCAGGGGGCGCGGCAGACGCCATCCCCTGCGCAGCATTACCAGGCGATAATTTCGACCCGACGGTTCTTTTCCCGATTAAACGGCGTATCGTTGGGGGATACCGGCATGGCCGAACCGAATCCATGGATTTGCACCTTCCCGGCGTCAATGCCGTTTTTGACAAGGCCCTCGGCCACCGAAGCGGCCCGGGCTTGGGAAAGGACGGCGTTGGTGCCATATTGCCGCAGCAGGGCGCGACGCAGACGGGAATTATCTGTGTAGCCAATGACCAGGACGGAGCCGACGCCGGCGGCTTTGAGCCGCTGCGCCGCCTCGGCAATCTGCCCGGCCGCGTCTGGCGGCACGCTGCCCTGCTCCGAAGAAAACGGGATGGTGATCTTGACGGCGCCGGAGCCGGTCCTGGTTGCAGGGGCGGGCCCGGGGCCGGGCGCGGCCTCGGAGGTCTTGAGCGCGTCGAGTTTTTGCAAGACTGCAACAAGGTGGCCGGCCGTCTCGGCCCGGACGGCGGCGGCACCGGCGTCGGCCCCGGCCAGCCGTTCCTTGAGGGTCTCAAATTCGGCCAGGATGCGCGTTTGGGCCTCGTCGAGCATGGCCGGCGTCGCGGCAGGCGCGGCGGCGGCGACATCGGGGCCGGCCCCACGAGGCTCTGTGGGCCGGGCCGATTCCCGATAATACACCCAGCCCTGCACCGCCAGGAGCAGGACAAGGACGGCCGGCGCGAGCCATCGCCCGACCAGAAGCTTCTTCCCCGCGGCCTCCCCGGCTTCCAGCGCCGCGACCCGTGACCGCAGTCCGGTGGCTTCCTCGCTTGCCGCCTGCGCCCGGCTCCCGGCGGCCTGGGCCTCGCCCTCCAGGCGCTGCCCCTCGGCCTGGACCTGCGCCAGACGGGCTTCAAGCTCCCGGACACGGCTGCCTGCCTCACGGGCCTGCTCGGACAGCGCGGCCATCTCCCCCTGACCCGCCGCCGCAGCCTGTTCCAGCGCCGCTTTTTCCCCGGCCAAGACCCGCAGGCGTTCCTCGGCCAGACCGGCCTTGAGGGCCAGCCGGCCGGCCTCGGCCGTCGCCTGGGCCGTTGCCGTCGCCTGCCGGCTGCCTGCCTCGCGGGCCTCGGCCAACTCGCGTTCCAGGGAATCCAGACGCGCCGCCGCTGCCTTGGCCGCCAGACGCGCCTGGGACAGCTCCCCGGCCATCGCCTCGCGTTCCTGTCTGGCTGCGGCCAGTTGTTCGGCACCGGCGTGGGCCGCCTGTTCCAGATCGGCAAGGCGCATCCGGGCCGCGTCCAGCTCCGCCAGCCGCTGCCCGGCCGTCTCACGGGCCGCCGCCTGTCCGCGCTCCAATCCGGCTATCCGCTCGCCCAGCGCCGCCGCCTCCAAACGGGCCCCGGACAGGGCCTGCTCGAAATTTTTGCCCTCTCGAACCGCCGCGTCCGCCCGGTCCTGGGCCAGGGCCAGCATGTGCTCCAGTTCGGCAAGGCGCGTTTGCAGCGCCGTTTTTTCCGAAACAAGCCCCTGGCGGTTCGCCTCGAAAGCCTCGGCCTCGCGTTCAAGCCGGCTTATCCGGGCCGCCGCCGCTACAGCAGCCGCGTCCTGGCCGGCGGCCACGACCCGGGCCTCGGCCAACTCGCGCTCCAGCGGTTGCAGACGCGCTGCCGCAGCCTCAGCCGTCTGGCGCACCCGGGACAACTCTTCGGCCAGGGCCTGGCGTTCCTGGACAGCCCCGGCCAGCCGCCCATGCAAATCCTTGGCGGCCCATTGCGCCTCTTCGCCGCGCTCCTGGGCAACGGCCAGATCGCCCCGGAGCCCAGCCGCCGTCCCCCGGGCCTCGGCCAGTTCCCGACCCAGATCGGCCATACGGTCGGACAGGGTCATAGCCTCAAAACGCGCCCCGGCCAAAGCGTCCTCAAGGGTCTTGCGCTCGCGGGCCGCTGAAGCCGCCCGTTCCTCGGCCAGGGCTGCCGCCTGCTCCAACGCCGAAAGCCGGGTCTGGGCGGCCAGGGCCGCGCCTTGCTGCCGCTCGGCAAGGCTGCGGGCCGACCCCAGTTCCCGCTCCAGCGCTCCCAGCCGGTCTTCCAGAGCCGTAGCCTCAAAACGCTTGTCGGCCAGGGCGTCTTCGAGCATGGCGCGCTCGCGGCCGGCCGCCGCCGCACGCTGCTCGGCCAGGGCCGCCGCCTGTTCTCGCTTGGCCAGACGCGCCATGGCCTCGGCAGCCGCCGTCCGATGGGCCTCAGCCTCCTGGCGCGCCGCAGCCAGCTCTTGCTCCAGGGAACCGAGACGGGCCGTCAGACGGATCAGGTCGGCCTGGGCCTTGGCCTTGGCGGCGGCCAGGACCGACTGGTCGGAAACCGCCGCTTGTGCCTGGGCAAGTTCGCGTTCCAGCCGCGCCGCCGTTTCCCCAAGGGTGTGCAGTTCGGCCCTGGCCCGGGCGCTGTCCGCTTCCAGGGCCGCGTGCCGCATAAGCGCCTCGTCCCGGGCCTGCTCGGCCTGTCGGGCGTCCTGCGTAAGACGCGCCGTCGCCTGGGTTGCCGCCTCCAGGGCCGCCTGGCTTTCGTCCATGGCCTCCCGGGTCGTTTGCAACTCCTGCTCGGCAACGGCCAAGGCCTGGCTGGCCCCGGCCGCTTCGCGGGCAAGGGCCTGCCGGCTGGCCAGCAACGCCTCGTGTTCGGCCGCTGCCCTGGCCAGGGCCTCGCCTGCCGCCGCACGCTCGCCCAAAAGGACCGCCATCCGGGCCTCGGCGGCTTCCAGGGCGACAAGCCGTTCCTGGGACAGGGTGATGGCCTGATCGCAAAGTTGTTCAATGGCGGCCAGACGCTCCGCGTCGCCAAGGCCCGGGCCGGCCGCGCCGGTCCGCTTGGCCAAGGCGCCTACGATGTCCTGAAATTGCTGTTTACGTGATTCCAGATCAACGGAGGCGTCGCGGGCGAGACGGGGTTCGAGCTTGTCGGCGATGGCCTGGACAAGGCTGCCGCCCAGGCGGGCACCGAATTCCCGGGCCAGGGAATGGAGTTTGCGGTCCGCTTGGGTATCCTGGGAATTGCTGCTTGTCATGGCTGCCTCGGAAAAGGATATGACAACGGGCCTCGGAGCTACCCGTTGACCCGTTCCCAGATTTCCTGAAATTTTGCCAATTGCGCTTGCAGTTTGGCGTTTTGCGCCCGCAGCGACGCCACGAGTTCGGCGTCCGGCCCGACGGCCTGCGGCTCGGAGGCCGGGGAACGCGACGAGGCCTGCTGGCGCAGGGCGGCCAGTTCCACCAAGGCCTCCTGGAGCCGGGATTGCGTCTCCTCGGCCCGGCGGCCCTGGGCTGCCGCATGCTCTTCGCTGGTTGCCAGGGCCTTTGCGGCGTCCTCGCGTTCCTGACGCATGGCCTGCGCCTGGGCGGCAGCGCGAGCCTCGCCTGCGGCCAGGGCTTTTGCAGCGTCCTCGCATTCCTGTTGCAAAGCCGTTATCCGCGCTCCCGCGCTCGCCTCGCTTTCCGCCAGCATCCGCCCGGCGGCTTCAAGCTCCTGGCGCAGGGCCTGCGTCTGCGCCGCAGCCCGGGCTTCGTTTGCGCCCAGGGCTTTTGCAGTTTCGGCTCGCTCCTGTTCCAAAGCCGCTAGCCGCGCTTCCGCGTGCGCTTCGCTTTCGGCCAGCATCCGCCCGGCGGCTTCGAGTTCCTGTTGCAAGGCCGCCACCTGCGCCGTCAGGGACGGATCAGATGATTCAGGCCGGGACTCGGCCTCGCCGTCCTGGTCGGCCGTCGCCGCCGCCAGGGTCTGGCGCACCTGTTCTTCCAGGGCGGCATGGCGCGCCTCGGCCTCGCTCCGGGCCACCTCGACGCGGTCCAGATACTGCCCGACAATCCCCAGGGCCGCTTCCACGATCTCTTGGTGAAAGCGGTCTTCAAGGGCTTGTGTCAGGGCTGTCTCGGACAGATCCGGAGGGAGGGCGTCCGCGTCCTGGGCCATGGCCGTCACCTCGTCGTGCCGCAGCCAGACGGGCGGCTGGGGTCGAACCGTTGTCTCCCATGTCTCATGGCTCAGCCTCCGCGGACTTCCATGACCCGGCTGCGCGGCACCCCGAAACTGGGCCAGGCTGTTTCGGCATCCCGAAACAGCACCGGTGCCAGCAGGGAGCCCAGAAAGTTGGCCAGGCTCCAGCCCCCAAAGGCCAGATGCTTGCGGTCCAGAAAATACACCGGATCATGGATGGGCGGCAGGCCACGCATGGCCGCCGCTTCTAGCAGTTCCGGCAGGCAGGGCGTTTCCATGAACCCGTAACGGGCCGAGAGCTGGTGGATGCCGCGTCCCAGGGGCCGCACGGTCAGCCGCTGCTCCTCGGGCACGCTCGGTTCGGTCGAGCGCGTCACGGCCAGCACCAGCACCTGCTCGTGCAGCACCTGATGCTGGTTGAAAAACCGCATGAGGGTCACGGGGATGCCGTTGTCGCTGCGGGCCAAAAAGACGGCCGTGCCCGGCACTCGGGGCGGGGCGATGGCCGCCAGATGGGCCAGAAACGGGTCCTGGGGACGGATGGTCTTGGAAAAAATGCCGCCCCACAACGCCTTTTGAAAGGATTCGCAGGCCATCATGCAGGCCATGAAAATAGCCGAGGCAAGCAGGATGATCCAGCCGCCGTCGAAGAATTTCATGAGGTTGGCCCCGAAAAAGAGCAGATCGAGCACCAGAAAGCCGGTGACGATGACGGCGGCGTTGCCCTCGGACCAG is from Solidesulfovibrio magneticus RS-1 and encodes:
- a CDS encoding response regulator, yielding MPTPDPQKAEQKRHILVVEDDKTTAKIMQRILSTSDFIVTIASDGESAIDLLSQGTQKFACILLDCILPGMTGLDVLRRIKEDIALRNIPVIICTALTDANNIRNAFKNEAFSYLIKPFPANLLNSVAHAAVDRHLAHAPDQVDGQQPACALELLDSGKFHCRTLEDARKLAMMLAAICPNPDRVTSGLLELFINGIEHGMLGIAYAEKTQLILSESWLAEVERRLEMDCYRDRKVVVAFERRPDELELTISDDGPGFSYQCYLDFDPERALHPHGRGIAMTCLFNLEHVEFLGCGNTVRVRIRLTENADENAAGK
- a CDS encoding PP2C family protein-serine/threonine phosphatase, with protein sequence MRILIAEDDPASRKILTVCLEKLGYQVVATTNGLEAWQAMQQADAPKLAILDWMMPEIDGVEVCRRLRAINARQQPYLILLSALGTKEDIAKGLDAGADDYLTKPFNVLELQARIKVGVRLLEMQARLRQSMETIEASLLAAGEIQKSLLPKHFIGVGSLEFAWQFVPCDAIGGDVFNIVPLDAQRVGLYMVDVAGHGPAAAMVSVLVYQLLNATTGILADHTVKPPRILEPEEVLRILDGEFPLMRFKRHFTIVYAVFNHATGVLTYSNAGHCSPMVVDPNAGVTALTTAGTVIGVGAMPFGQESVALSPGYKVVFCSDGVEEIADASNAFFGEEGTKGTLLALQKEPVAALVQGLYDAAMGFAGGHPPGDDLSILAFEYKGVLPESS
- a CDS encoding OmpA family protein encodes the protein MTSSNSQDTQADRKLHSLAREFGARLGGSLVQAIADKLEPRLARDASVDLESRKQQFQDIVGALAKRTGAAGPGLGDAERLAAIEQLCDQAITLSQERLVALEAAEARMAVLLGERAAAGEALARAAAEHEALLASRQALAREAAGASQALAVAEQELQTTREAMDESQAALEAATQATARLTQDARQAEQARDEALMRHAALEADSARARAELHTLGETAARLERELAQAQAAVSDQSVLAAAKAKAQADLIRLTARLGSLEQELAAARQEAEAHRTAAAEAMARLAKREQAAALAEQRAAAAGRERAMLEDALADKRFEATALEDRLGALERELGSARSLAERQQGAALAAQTRLSALEQAAALAEERAASAARERKTLEDALAGARFEAMTLSDRMADLGRELAEARGTAAGLRGDLAVAQERGEEAQWAAKDLHGRLAGAVQERQALAEELSRVRQTAEAAAARLQPLERELAEARVVAAGQDAAAVAAAARISRLEREAEAFEANRQGLVSEKTALQTRLAELEHMLALAQDRADAAVREGKNFEQALSGARLEAAALGERIAGLERGQAAARETAGQRLAELDAARMRLADLEQAAHAGAEQLAAARQEREAMAGELSQARLAAKAAAARLDSLERELAEAREAGSRQATATAQATAEAGRLALKAGLAEERLRVLAGEKAALEQAAAAGQGEMAALSEQAREAGSRVRELEARLAQVQAEGQRLEGEAQAAGSRAQAASEEATGLRSRVAALEAGEAAGKKLLVGRWLAPAVLVLLLAVQGWVYYRESARPTEPRGAGPDVAAAAPAATPAMLDEAQTRILAEFETLKERLAGADAGAAAVRAETAGHLVAVLQKLDALKTSEAAPGPGPAPATRTGSGAVKITIPFSSEQGSVPPDAAGQIAEAAQRLKAAGVGSVLVIGYTDNSRLRRALLRQYGTNAVLSQARAASVAEGLVKNGIDAGKVQIHGFGSAMPVSPNDTPFNREKNRRVEIIAW